The Zalophus californianus isolate mZalCal1 chromosome 6, mZalCal1.pri.v2, whole genome shotgun sequence DNA window ggactctgagaaacaaactgagggttctagaggggaggggggggtggggggatggcttagcctggtgatgggtattaaagaggtcacgttctgcgtggagcactgggtgttatgcacaaacaatgaatcatggaacactacatccaaaactaatgatatatggggattaacataacaaaaaaattttttaaatagccattctgataggtatgttgtgatgtctcattgtagttttaatttgaatttccctaatgactaatgatattacCTTTTTGCGCGCTTATTTCCATCTCTtgtgggttgaattatgtcccccctTCAAAAAGTTTCTAACTcccagaatatgaccttatttggaaatagggcctttgcaGATAATCCAGTTAGGATGGGATCCCTAGGGTAGCTTAGGGCAAGTCCCATGGCTGTGAACTCCAGCATGGCTGGCAGGCATATTAAAAggggagatttggacacagatgCTTGCACACAGGGCGCATCCCATGTGAAGGCAACGGCAGAAATGTATGAGCCGGGCAACAGGAGATTGCTGGCAAaactccagaagctggaagagaggaagagaacaggttctccctcccagccctcagaAGGAGCCGACtttgccgacaccttgatctcagacttccagcctccagagccgcGGGAGCGTACTGTGGTCTAAGCCCCCCAGCCTGGGGTACTTTGTCATTggagccctagcaaactaatacaccatCTATAGATACATTCTTCGGTGAAGTACCTGGATAGATTTTTACCCTGTTTTTTCCCTGTTCTtgagttttaaatattctttaaatattccaGATACACATcctttgaagtctattttgtagatgaagaaacaggttcagagaggggAAATAATCTGTGCAAGGTCACATAGGCTAGTTTTAGAAGATGCCGTCCCCACTGCTCTTCTACACTCAgcatcttttcttccctccctccttccttccttccttccttccttctttttgccATCAGCCAGGTTCATCGTCAGTTATCACTGCTGAGGGCACTTCCTATTCGTGATTTAATCATGGACTCagcatctttaaatatttgctggGACTAAGCCTCTGCCAGCCCCCTGTCCTTGTGAACTGTGATAGTTCCGTAAAGGCTACAAATAGAGGAGCATCGCTGGGGATGTTGGAGGTGGTGGCGACAggcccgcctccccccccccccccagagcagCTATCAAACCGCGTGCTGTGTTCCTGGGTAGCTTGGGGAGGGGTGACACAGGGTGAAAATCTGCACATCCCCATAAGACAGCATTGAGTGGAGAGGGAAAACAGCTGAAGCcttaagagaatgaaagattCCTCATGTTTTGTTGGCCACGGTGACGCCTTCAGAAGCATATTATCAGCCCTCTTTTGCAACAGCCTTCTTGAAGTTTGCTAATTTAGGATTACAAGGTTCACCTTCTCCCTCCCGGAGGGCTGGGCAGGCGGCTCCTCTAGCCTTTGTATTAGGAGGCTCCTCCCTTCAGGCAGCGCCTTAGGTAGTGGTTTCATACAAAATAGAGTCTGTAAATCTGATGTACTAAGCTGTGGCAGCGGGTTCCCGACCTCTGACGGGTGAACGCgcccctcctctcttcctgccctccaGTTTTTGTTAATAGTCTTCTTCTTAGAACGGTTTAGGTTCACATCGAAATGGACTTGCAGGTACAGAGCTGCCCTGTGCCCTCTGCCTCCCGACACGCGCTGGCCCCCCCTCCCCGGATGCAGCCCCCCCCACCGGGTGCGGGCCCCCCACCATGCGCAGCACCCTGCACCGGGCGCAGCCCCCACCGGAGCGGCACGTCTGTTACAATCTGTGAATCTACGACCGGCACATCCGAATCGTCCAAAGTCCCTAGTTTGCCTCAGGGTTCACTCTTAGCATTGCCCGTGCAGTTTTTATAAACCACAAAGCCTTTCTTTCTAGTTTCTGAGTCTGTGGGGCTTATTTTCTACAAGGATACGCAGAGAGACAGGTGGACATGGGAtggggcggggaggcggggagTTTCCTCCTGCCTTTCCCCTCTGAATTATCCTCCTTTCTTCATCGGATTCAGCCCAGTTTGGCTTAGTGAAAATTCCTTCTAGAATCTGGCAGGTTTTTAAACAGTACTGGGTTCCAGGGCTGCtacagtggtgtgtgtgtgtgtgtgtgtgtgtgtgtgtgtgtgtgtgtgtgtgtgtgtgtgtgtgtgtgtgtgtgtgtgttcctgcaCAGTACATATATGTTCCAGGGCTGCtacagtggtgtgtgtgtgtgtgtgtgtgtgttcctgcaCAGTACATATTCCAAGAGACCTGAAaaggccgtgtgtgtgtgtgtgtgtgtgtgtgtgtgtgttcctgcaCAGTACATATTCCAAGAGACCTGAAAAGGCCATGAATCAGGGCGTGCTGGCTTTCCACCACATCTGGAACTCTCTAAGTGTTGCCCAGAGCTACAGATCCCTCTGTACCTGTGTTCATGTTGTTCCCACCTCCCTGCTTTCCTTGATCTGGCAAGTTCCTACTTACCCCTCAAGATTCAGTTCAACTGTCCTCTCCTTAAGGAAGCTTTTCCTGAACTCCCAGGCTAAGTGGGCCATGTACACCCTGTTCCAGTCTCTTAGTCACACCTGTTATATTGAGTGTTTTAGGGACACACCATTATTCATCTttgtgccttcagctcaagtcacatTGCCTCGGGAAACCCCAGGATACATCTTACTACGGGTAACCTTTGTCTAGGGAGGAGACTACCCGCATCAGATTGCAGAGGGATTTGAATGTCCAGCCTCAGAAAATGGGCCAGGTTGAGAGCATTACCATACTCCCTACTGTTTCCTTTTGAGTATACAATAATGTTTTCTATTGAAAATATAAGAGTATCTAGTTATATACACGTTAACCTAGATAAGACTTTAGTTAAAAAGCTCCCTTTTccagaaccctcctacactgttggtgggaatgcaagctggtgcagccactctggaaaacagtatggaggttcctcaaaaagttgaaaatagagctaccatacgatccagcaattgcactactgggtatttaccccaaagatacaaatgtagggatccgaaaggggacgtgcaccccaatgtttatagcagcagtgtccacactagccaaactgtggaaagagccaagatgtccatcggcagatgaatggataaagaagatgtggtatatatacacaatggaatattatgcagccatcaaaaggaatgagatcttgccatttgcaacgacgtggatggaactggagggtgttatgctgagtgaaataagtcaatcagagaaagacatgtatcatatgacctcagtgatatgaggaattcttaatctcaggaaacaaactgagggttgctggagtggtggggggtgggagggatggggtggctgggtgacagacactggggagggtatgtgtatggtgagcgctgtgaattgtgcaagactgatgaatcacggatctgtacttctgaaacaaataatgcaatatatgttaagaaaaaagaagaagaagaagaagatagcaggaggggaagaatgaagggggggaaatcggagggggagatggaccatgagagacgatggactctgaaaaacaaacagggttctagaggggagggggggtggggggatgggttagcctggtgatgggtattaaggagggcacgttctgcgtggagccctgggtgttatgcacaaacaatgaatcatggaaccctacatcagaaactaatgatgtaatgtatggtgattaacataacactaaaaaattaaaaaacaaaaagctcccTTTTCCAGAGAAAATTTGGTACAGaaattatttcatgaaaattcattcattttatcaaTGCTTTATTAGTGTTGCATGGATATAAAATTCTACACATCATAATTTTCACtaatacaaatgtaaataaaaacaagctACTCCCCATAATGcaatcatttattaaagaaaaagaaacaataggaGTTTGATTCATTAGGACATTTTCAGCATTTATAAATGCAACGTGTTCTTCCTACTTCACTTCCTGGCATCATTCTTCCCACCGCCTCTTAGCACTTAGCTCACACTAGAGAAGGACACAATTATGCCCCACCAGGAGCCTGCCCCTGCTTCTGAAACTCTGGGCGTGGCCATTAGGTGCATCCTTACCCAGGGTTACCCTGAAGATTCTTCAGAACTGTCGGTCATTCCTAAAACTACTGTAACAATACCTTTTTCCTTCCTGTAAGTACTGTCTTTCCAACCACGTTCTTCTCTGAATCCAAGCTCCCATTCTCTGTAGCGAGCTCTCAGGTGCTTGTGGTTGTGGAGGACAAGACTCTTCTCAGGAATCGAACTACTACTCATAAGCTCAAAGCAAAATCGGTCATTTTACAATTCTTGCCTCAGGCCAGAAAATGAGTATTGAGTAGGTTAATTACCCTaatttgaaaaaggagaaaacaggtaCAAAACGAGATTAAGGGACTTATTAAGAATCCCTGACATTTGTTTAGCACTTTTGTTTTCAGGTTACAATGAATCATATGATCTGATGCTCAAAACAATATTTGTGAACTGAGCAGAGCAAGTgtccttttacaaatgaagacactGGGGCTCAAAGACTCAAATCGTTGGCCTAGGGTGATATCATTGGAACCCAAACTCAGAGCCTTGATTCCCAGCCCACAGAGCCTTTGCTTGTCACACCATAGTTCCTCTTATGAACGTGAACGTGGTGAGGAGCAGTGCAACTGCCCTCAGCACCACCAACCACAGTGCACTGCGTAGATGCTCTGAAGTCTGAGGAAATGAAGACCATTGTCTTGGATGAGGAATCCATGCATCATTTTCAGACACATGCTAGACAGTCCTAAGGCACCTGATACATGACAACTGGTAGGTAAGTAACTGTGTAGTTGCCATAATTAAAAACATAGGTATAAATGATAAGAGATTGGAGAGAAGCAACCAAAGAGTAGGTTGGGAATTAAAGTAGTTCAGATGGGAATGTCCATGATTCAGCGTTCAGAACAGCATCTTAAAGAACAATCTTGGTAAAGGATCAATACAAAATGGATTTTAAGGCCCTTATTTCCTATAATTAATTTTCCAAATCaatttttacagatttaaaaatgatttgttttagCTCTCCCATAAGttattttgattataaaaaattggctttggggcgcctgggtggcccagtcggtcaagcgtccaattcttgatttcaactcaggtcatgatctcaggattgtgagatcaaaccccacatcgggctctgtgctggacttGGAACCtgtttaagagtctctctctccctcttcccctcccccccctaaAAAAGCCTGCCTTTGCCCTTAGAAAACCAATATCTGTTAGCTTCATTTTAAACATGATTTGATGATTAGAAGGCCTCCACTGTGGGCGTAACCTTGCGGAAGAATTTATGGCCTTGAGAATTTGTACTTTCAAAGATATACCCTGGAGGAGAAGGATAGCTAGCCGGGcagatttcctgtttctttggtGTGTACTCTGTAGAGTACATGGTTGTGTCATCGAATGGAGCCGAACTCTTAAACAGAGCATGTACTGGTTTGCAGCTCTCCGTCGGGATCAGCTCATGTGGCACGTAGTGAGACCTGAAAGTGCTCCAACCATCAAATTTTCCAGATGGGTTGGGAATCTGCTGCTGCTGCTTAATAAGACCTTGACGACAGCATTCCCAGGCTGGAAAATCTTCCTTTGTGGTGCTTTTTCCTTGAAAAGgaaaattgttatttcttctttgatcaacTGGCCTGATGGGACTGACACGTCTGGTCTGATAGGGAACATAGTCGAGATGGCTTGTGCTGCTCAGCTGCATGGTACCTGTAGGCGGGACATATTCTTGTGCTTTCTTGACTTTGGGTGGTGGGATTTCCCAAGGTTGAAAGCTTTCACGGAATTCCGTGCTTCCTTCAAAATGAGCATTTTGGGTCACTCTGGTGTATGGAGGTCTGCAGATTTTTGCAGTTTCGCCAACAAGACCCTGAAAGTCGTATCGGTGAGTTGTGAGATCCTCAaagggttggttggttggcttgTACACTTCTTTTGGCCTTGCAAACTTGAGTTCTAGCTGATAAGGTACATAATCAAGGCGATGGCTTGTCTCACCATTAAAAGGGACTGTAGAACGTTTGACTACAGGGCTGGGTTTAAAGCTTTG harbors:
- the SAXO2 gene encoding stabilizer of axonemal microtubules 2, encoding MRSWCLCQICTCGRHHCPHGTTRIYENSGVSCPTTEYLEKYPTYGNVLPPQSLKPKQEFRACRGKMEGITTFKSDYRPYEIVKQPRHVPEEYKPKQGEIDLDTTYKRDFNSYKVQPVAIVRPLERQQVKQGKVDTVPTYKDDYRAWDTQKIDLYKPEQTYHPPTVKFGNSTTFQDDYVPQEIKPRQSFKPSPVVKRSTVPFNGETSHRLDYVPYQLELKFARPKEVYKPTNQPFEDLTTHRYDFQGLVGETAKICRPPYTRVTQNAHFEGSTEFRESFQPWEIPPPKVKKAQEYVPPTGTMQLSSTSHLDYVPYQTRRVSPIRPVDQRRNNNFPFQGKSTTKEDFPAWECCRQGLIKQQQQIPNPSGKFDGWSTFRSHYVPHELIPTESCKPVHALFKSSAPFDDTTMYSTEYTPKKQEICPASYPSPPGYIFESTNSQGHKFFRKVTPTVEAF